A region of Macrobrachium nipponense isolate FS-2020 chromosome 7, ASM1510439v2, whole genome shotgun sequence DNA encodes the following proteins:
- the LOC135217667 gene encoding basic proline-rich protein-like, with protein sequence MSGPAHLSWDTWQALPARPRTHGGPCPPIPGLVAGPARPSQDIGLPPGPGPSRNAVGTPLVPGSPGHPVQPPPPAHPGTRVSGPAPPFPAMGEGGGHRGRASPRPIPDPWQGPPLPSGLGTKRQGLRLPSLGHVAGPYPPCLSRDDVARPHPGLYPSGPQLSQDTYWALPARPKTRRAPRPPVPDTWRAPPTCPRKRGGPRPPVPGHMAGLACLSRDAWRASPTCPGTRGGPQPPVLS encoded by the coding sequence ATGTCTGGCCCCGcccacctgtcctgggacacgtggcaggccctgcccgcccgtccccggacacatggcgggccctgcccacccatcccgggactcgtggcgggccctgcccgcccgtcccaggataTTGGTCTGCCCCCAGGCCCCGGCCCATCCCGGAACGCCGTGGGAACGCCGCTGGTCCCAGGCAGTCCTGGACACCCGGTGCAGCCCCCTCCCCcggcccatcccgggacacgcgTTTCAGGCCCCGCTCCGCCCTTCCCCgccatgggggaggggggaggacacCGTGGGCGGGCCTCGCCCCGGCCCATCCCCGACCCGTGGCAGGGCCCGCCCTTGCCTTCCGGACTGGGAACGAAGCGGCAGGGCCTCCGCCTGCCGTccctgggacacgtggcagggCCTTACCCgccctgcctgtcccgggacgaCGTGGCCAGGCCTCACCCAGGCCTGTACCCTTCGGGACCCCAGCTGTCTCAGGACACGTATTGggcgctgcccgcccgtcccaagaCACGTCGCgcgcctcgcccgcctgtcccggacACGTGGCGGGCACCACCCACCTGTCCCAGGAAGCGTGGCGgacctcgcccgcctgtcccgggacacatggcaggcCTTGCCTGCCTGTCACGGGACgcatggcgggcctcgcccacctgtcccgggacacgtggcgggcctcagCCACCTGTCCTGTCATAG